From the Anopheles merus strain MAF chromosome 2L, AmerM5.1, whole genome shotgun sequence genome, the window TcaacaaatccaataggaatttcctgTTGAGCCTGTCCAAACAGGGTGCCATAGAgtgaagttcacttcctatTAGAAatagtcaaggaagtgtcccacaactgtGAGAACCCCTGAAACTCTGTAATCTAACtagtttattaaatttgtaGATCTCTGTGTTGCAgtcaaatttcaaacaaacttttttcatgtttttttttcattgcgaGCGCGTTCAATTAAAGTCGTGTAAAACAGATAACAGTGTGAAGGAAATTCTAAACAAAAGGGTATACAAATTCAATcagttatgtgtgtgtgtgtgtgcgtgcgcctGTCAGTAGGATTAGGCTTTCCAATGGTGGAAATTTGTCAATTAGTACCCTGATCCCCATCCCTTACGCTGCGGATGATAATCACTGTACCGATTGAGAAGTGTGCGCCATTACGAGACGATAGTCACACTCTAACAGGCACCGCGCAACAAACTCTTCAAACCATCTAAATAAAGGTCTCATTAACAAAGCAAGGAAAAGTGATGGGAAATGTGTGCAGTAAACGGTTTAGTTTAGTGAACAATCACCGAATGGTATTAGTATGGGCTGTAGAACGTATAGGAAAGGCGTGACACATGGCGAACGGAAACTGTGACGAAGTGTGCATTGTATTGGTTGCTTTGCGCAAAACGCAGTCAGTGCTGCTGCCACACCAGACAGGGCATCGGAATAAGCTTTTGAgtgtacatatttttaaaacaaattacaacaaaataaaaacgatgCTTTTGAGCCGATTCAAACTATTCAAAACGGAGAGAACACACGTTGACGAAGCGTAACTAaaaaccgccaccaccaccacgtgagatcatttattcgcgatCGATTGATATCCCTTCTTGCAAACAAGTACAATGATTTTCGTTATCCTTCGAGGAAGGATTATTCAGGGCTATTATTGTGTATTGTACTAAAAATCGGGGAAAGGAATTGAATTGCTTTCCTTCTTTCCTGATGGAATGGAATAAGAAACGATTTCGAAACAACTTTTTTCAAGCACACAGGTATTCTTTTCattggttttgctttttgctgtgAGAATTGGATTTTGCAGTTGAATGTATATTATCATTATCACGAAGGTAAATTATAGTTACagctgctttttttgttgtttagaaTGAGTTTCTattgcctgtttttttttacattaccCATTTTGTCATAATTCATCGCAAATTAGCGctagaaaaaagcaaaattagGCACACATGTCTTATTTTGATGAAACTCCGTTTACAGAACTACAAAATGCAAACACGTACACACCACACCGGGCAAAATCaccacaaacaaataaaaaacgatgcaaaacatGGGGttgaaattgtaaaaataaaaacaatactgTACAGAATGCCAAATAAGCCAGAAGTCAGAATATAAACACAAAAGTTCTCCTTATCAAAAAATCACACAACTATCCCAGTCGAATTGAAAATGTGCAACAAAGCAGTAATGGTTATCTTTTTGTTTGGTATTTTAATTGAAGATAAACtacaaataatacaaaaaaagcacacacaccaacacacaaacacacatgcgcGTTCTttgtaacaacaaaaaaacacacacagtcggatagcaaaaaagaaaaccgttAGATTTGGATAAGTGGGCGGACGGACAGAGGATAGCacaggagggggggggggggatttcgGTGCATCTGTTCTGTTCTCTGTTGTAAAATCGTTATTAATCTTTACACAGCAAAGTAGAAAGACACGGTCCGGCATCGGGTTTGCGAACAAACAAATGCCTCTCCTGCAAGCACAGCagaagcacacacgcacagaaaaGAAACGTTTAAGCGAATAAAACGGTTATTTTTCACTGCAAGTATGAAGATTAATGGTGGCGCTCGGTTTTTTGTAACGTTTTTCACCACAGGCGGCTCCACCGAACCACGTGCGTTTGCGCGTGCGTAGATTGTTTTGCGCGTTGCCATGCAACCGTGTCCCCCATCTCATGCTCGGTGGATCGGTGGAACTTTGACGGGACGGTGAACGGAGCGCGAGCGAAAAAGAGGGGTTTTattgtgtcaaaaaaaaaagggaaagtgaagcaaaagttatttaatttatttatgtaaagCAAATCGTAGGATTAGACCAAAAGCAGACGGCAGCCGTGTAGTAGTGGATGGCGTATACATAATACActtactatatatatatacatacatatagaTATTCCTAGACATACTACCTAACTATATTCAGGGCGATGTGTCTCAAATGGTCTGCTGCCACTACTCTACCTTCCCACACAACAGCACCACcgcctggtggtggtggtggtggtggtggaggaaaaGAACGAAATACACGCGTGTATTTGAAGTTTGTAAAAAGTGTCTAGCATAACCGAATTAAAAGTCGCAATCGCTTCAGTTTTCTACCACCAGGAAAAGGGCAGTCAGGGAAGAAccatgtaaaaaaataaggaaatCGTGTAACAAAAATGCTCCACATCTCCTAAAACCTAAACAAACCCAACCCAATTAGCCATGTAAGGTCTACTAGAAAAATGGAACATTCCCgttcaaaatgaaagaaagaaggTAGAGAAAAAGATAAGgagcgtggtggtggtggtagcacGTGCCACAGGACAAGGTAATCAGGATAGTTGATAacgttaaacaaaaacacaaaaaatacctTACCACACACAACCGCCtagcaaacaaaacgacaaACGGTTACAAACAAAGcggtatgaaaataataacagtaATGTAAACAGAGAGAAACCGACAGCCCACACACCGTTATTTATTTCCCACTAGTGAAATTGACAAACAGCACCCGCGGCACAGacacgttttttttgttttgttttgtaacgttttgtttttgttttttacgtGTAATGATGCGTGTGTGAAAGATGATGAATGGCGCCTTATGATCCTGTGCACAGGCGGTGCGCGCTCCCTCTACCCGCAATCGGAACGGTGGCGCGCGGGGGCTTGGTTCACATGGGACCAAACccaatgtgcgtgtgtgtgtatatactAATTAtgatgaaaacaaaagaacaagCAAAAAGGGACACTTTAGGGAAAATGGATTTGggtagatgtgtgtgtgtgtgcgtgtgtgcgcgcgcacacGAACAGTGGAACGCGATGCCATTTTAGGTGGTACGTCGTCTGTCCTGTGCAGCAAGGGGGGATGTAGCGTGTATAATGTGTATAATGTGTCCACTTAGGCAGTAAATAGCATTATCTGGTGTAATGGTGAGAAAAAATAGCAAGAGCGTGGCGGTGGAGAGGGGGAGCATGCTCTTCTGGTGTagtaaaagaaacaaaacaaacacgagaACTGTTGTGTAGTTACAAGTAGAGCAGAGAAAGAAGATAAACAAGTGGACGCGATCGTCGATTGTGTGTAAGCTTAagataaacaaataattaaacagaaaacaaaacaaaacaaacacacacacacacaaagtaaataaaaacaaaacaacagcacgTAAGCGCGTGTAAAAATTAGAAGAAGAGAAAGTAAGCGAAAGGAGTGTAGTAAGAAGAACCGTTTATTGTAGAGAAGTGGGTGAGCGAAGAGCAAGAAAAGGGAAGTGGAAAAattgcaatattttttatttttttatatttaatttcacaTTTAAAATCTCTGTAAATTATAGAAtttacacaaaacaacaacaaaatcaatctaaataaattattacacTTAAAGTACagaattaaagaaaaatcagaagaaaatgataattaaaataacaaaaaacaaaaaaaatcactgatttactgttttttttctacttgcGGTACATCCTACCAGTCGGAAAgaattgaaagaaaaagggCCAAAAACTGCCCATCAGTTTCATCATCATTCAAATgtagaggggggggggatattgacaaaaaaaaaacaaatcaggTAGGTATGATAAGAGGATTGAAGATAAAAGTTCAAGATTATGCAGCCAAACATAAAGGTAAGGTGGCGTGTGTTAGAGGTTCGGCTCTAAATTTGGAACCCAAACGCACCCAGCTGTTGCTATCTCGCTGATAAACCGAAATGATGGATGGACACACAAGTGGTGTAAGGTGCCAGTAAAGGAGGTGAGAAGAAAGCAACCACCACCCGTTACACTTTATTGGAACGATTCTAATACAATTCTACGATCGTTTCTGCTTTCCAGACGCTTTGCGCACAGTTCGGCGACAAAGCAGACGGCGCACGAGGAAGAACAGGCCGTGGCAAACGAGCGCAATGGCGGCGAACAGTGGAATCAGCACGTCGTACGAGTACTTCACGAACCAGTTGAGCCGCGAACCGTGTGTCAGCAGCTCCGTTGAGTCCGGGTGGCGCAGCACCCATTCGATCCACCAGACGGCCCGATCGAGCGGATGTTCGGGCTGATCGCGGAACAGCGATGACATGCGCTTCATGTTCGTACGGTAGCTGTACAGTGTGATAGGGGGTAGAGGAAGGAGAAGATATTTTTAGCACCTTCATCGCATAATCTAATCCTAGCATCTAATCTTTCAGCTGCTGAGTGCGTTCGTGATAAGCCAGACTCACCTTTCGTTGGTCATAACCTCCCGGATCGTGTCGATCAGCTCCTGCTGGTTCAGGTGCTCAATGCTAAGCCGCCGGCCGACGCCCCGTGCCATGCAGTAGTTGATGTTTTTGAACTGATCGGCAAACACGGGAAAGCCAATCACCGGCACACCGTGCCAGATCGCTTCCTGCGTACTGAGCAGCCCGCTGTGCGTAATGAACAGCCGCACGGCGGGTTGCGCGAGCAGATCGTTTTGCGGCAGCCACTTGCGCACGTGCACGTTTGCGGGCAGCTTGCGTGGTAGCGTTTCCGTTTCAAACTTCCACAGGAACGTATACTCGGGCAGCGCTTCCATTGCGCCGATGATGGCCAGAATGCGCGCCTCGCCCAACGAATCGCTGCGCACGTTGGTGCCGAGCGAAAACAGTATCACACCGGCCGGGCCGGCCCGTTCGAGCAGCTGGGCCAGATCGGCCGGCAGCGGTTTCGGCTTGATGATCTGCAGCCCACCGACCGGGATCACGTTCGGCATGAACGGTTCGGTGTACTGGATGATTGGGTTGGCGTTCAGCAGGACCAGCTTCGTGTTGGCGTTGAACTCCGCCACGTCGGGCAGGGTGGGATCGATCGTGCGCAGCAAACGGTTCGAGCCCGGTATCATGGAGTAGCGTTGCAGCAGCTCCTCCTCCAGGTTGACCAGCAGATTGATGAACCGTTGCGTGTAGCTCATGTCCTCGGTAGCATCGTACGCGTGGTTCGGTACAAGGGCCGAGTACTGGTACGCACCGGTGATGGAGAGCGTGGTAGAGAGACCGTGGTACGCAGTGACGGCCACGACCGGTGGCTTGCCGAAGCGATGGTGCGCCAGCGCTGCCAGACACGGCCCGGACAGGTAGTCGTGTATGATCAGATCGAACCCAAAGTCGGGCGGATAGCTCTGCAGGCGTTTGGCGCCCTCCGTCTTGAGCACAATCTCGCAGACGCCTACCACGAACTCGTTAAACAGCAGCGTCATACTGAACGGGCTTATTTTGCTCATCTCGAGGAAATCGGTGTGCATGTTCGGATCGCTGTACAGCGTCTTGTACACATCTTCCATCACGATGAAGGTAACGTTCGGTGGTGGGTTCGGTTCACTGTCCACGCCGAACACGGTCAGATTGTGGCCCCGCGAGGCCAGCTCGTACATTAGCGCACGGTTCCTGTTTGGGGCGAAAAGCAGGATTATCTTACTTACACACTTGCTTGCCCAACAATTACCCCCACTCACCATCCGAAATGGCTAGGCGATGCAACGGTGTTCACGTAGAGAATGTTGGCACCAAGTGTGACCGAACTGAAGCACCCGAGCAGGAGGACCAACAGCGCCGCAGATGCCATCTCGTCGCAACGACTTGTGATCGCGTACTGGACGGAAACCGAACTTCTCCGACGTGAATTTCGAATTGTCTACATTGCCCGTGGAGCGTGTGTCTGATAAGATATGAAACGCAGCCCGAGCGTTGGTGGGGTTTGGGGTCAAGGTGCACACTGTGTGTCTCTAAACGGCTAACGACCATTAGGCATCTTGCGAGGCGTTTAAGCGATCGGTACCCGAAGCAGCGGCATAGAATTCGGGGTTCTCAAGTTCAAGGCGTACAGGGGAAGCGGTTTTTGGACAATCATGGTGCGAGATTGAATTTGATGCACTCAATTTGTGGAGTAGATCTGGATGGCTAGGGACCGTTCATTGCCCAAAGAACCGCATTAATGTGCTGGTCGAGCGATCGGGAGCTAGTGCTGAGATATTGATCGTATGATGGTGAGGGCTGACGTGAAGTActtattaaattaatagtaTCTCAATCAATGATTATTTATGAACATAACCTCGTGGTAAATGTATCAGtcattatcattttatttCGATTTATTGTCGCAGTACGATTATCTAGGAAAgaagatgttgaaaaaaaggactgcccgtggtacagtcgtcaacgcgtacgactcaataatatgcccgtcatgggttcaaacctcatATAGGCTGCCCGCCCGTTGCAAGTACTGACTTATCCGGCTGCGTTGTAATGAATTAAATCTCGAAAGCCTCTGTATATAGGACGGCATGTGTCCGCGTTAGGACGCTAAGTAGAagaatcaattttaaaatttctggATCTTTTGTATAGAATgttaagcaaaaaacaaatcatataaaatcaaataaacttcTTCATAATCCACTGTTATCGAGCAAAgccttttaatttaataaatgagCAACATTTTCCAAGGGGCTGTTTTGATACTAAGTATAATAAAATATACCCATTTTTCAACTAGTATTTTCGCAAAGAAAAGTGGTATTCGATTTATACGGATATTCGCGTTACGCGCATTCATGGGGAACGTATAAACGGTATAtgtcgggaacagactgtattccAAAGTGAGATCAAAATACAATTATATGTAAGACTTGTGGGTCTCTTCAATTTCTTGACTTCACGACCGACgtcgacatcatcggcaagACGACAGCAAAGACCCAATttaaacgcgaagcagcaagaattagattgagaatcaatgcgacaaaaacgaagtacctgcttgccggagactcagaccatctgggaagcagtgtattagttgacggcgacaatATCGAGGTGGTAAAGGAGTTCTGCTATCTTGAGACATTAGCAGCGAAATCCCGAGACGCATTGTACAGAGAATTCGTGCATACTTTGGCTTTCACCATCTGCTGAGATTCAGAAAATTTAGAgatcgcacattgattcgcccggtgaTCCTCTATCGACAAGAGACTTGGACCGTCCGAACGGAGGATGTAAGCGATCTAGGCGTGTTTGAGCCACACTTCCTCCGGACCATTATAAATAACTTCCTCAACAATGCATTTCCGAGCATTTCATTCAGGGCCAGTGCATTGCATTCAGCCGAGCCCGAAGCGCAATCTTATTTAATTACTCGATGAGAGACTCGCATCTTGTTCGAACGTCATATATTCGCGACCTGGGAGTGTTACTAGATGACAAACTTTCATTTCGTCCTCATATCGACAGCGTTATTGCGAAGGGAAACCAACTGCTTAATCTTATAATGCGCACCTGCAGTGAAAATCATCGATCCCGCGTGCATCAAATCGATCTACTGTTCCGTGCTACGATCTTGTACTGCTCTCCGGTTTGGTGCCCGCTTGCTGTTGGTGATATAAATCGGCTTGAAGCCGTGCAAAGGAAAATCACTAGGTACGCGATGCGGCTCCTTCCTTGGCAATCTCACCATACTAGGCCTTCCTACCATCAACGGTgttgtctgcttctcggactcgAAACGCTTAGCAAACGGCGTCGAAATGCGCAGTGCGTTTTTATCTTCCGGCTTGTCAACCGCTAGATCGACTCCCCCGCCCTCTTAGGTCGACTCAACCTATTCGCTCCCTCCCGAACACTGCGGTCCAATTTCTATCTGCGCACCCCCGCACGCGTAATAACCATGAGGAATTATTTAGGAAGATTATAGAAAAAAACTGTTGGTAATGCGTCAAGAGCTACAAGATGATAGTTACTATTTAAAATGGATCTTTGTATATCATGGCAATCGTTTAAAGTTAATTGCGTAGTTGGGATATGAAACagatcaaacaaaaacacgaagAAGGTCTAGAATTCGAAGCTTTTCGCAATATGAATGAGAACGGTACTAAGAAGATAACTGCTGGAAGTATGGCTACTCTCTAAAAGAGGGCGCTGATCCAAAAAAATGCTACCATGCACAATACCACTATCAGAAGCGTAGTATCTACAAGTGGAAGGTACTTGTTACAGCCCCTAACTAGCACTGTCGCGATAAGAGACAAGCGAAGAAGGACATTCTCATTGATTTGGCGTTTGCTGGTTTCTGCATCCGACAAATCATCGATAGTTACCGAACACGAGGTAATTGTTTTGTGTACCTTATCTGCACCACACCACTGACCACGAAAGCGACGATAACCGGCTTTCCTTATCGGGGTGGTTTGGCGCCCGATAA encodes:
- the LOC121594621 gene encoding UDP-glucosyltransferase 2-like, yielding MASAALLVLLLGCFSSVTLGANILYVNTVASPSHFGWNRALMYELASRGHNLTVFGVDSEPNPPPNVTFIVMEDVYKTLYSDPNMHTDFLEMSKISPFSMTLLFNEFVVGVCEIVLKTEGAKRLQSYPPDFGFDLIIHDYLSGPCLAALAHHRFGKPPVVAVTAYHGLSTTLSITGAYQYSALVPNHAYDATEDMSYTQRFINLLVNLEEELLQRYSMIPGSNRLLRTIDPTLPDVAEFNANTKLVLLNANPIIQYTEPFMPNVIPVGGLQIIKPKPLPADLAQLLERAGPAGVILFSLGTNVRSDSLGEARILAIIGAMEALPEYTFLWKFETETLPRKLPANVHVRKWLPQNDLLAQPAVRLFITHSGLLSTQEAIWHGVPVIGFPVFADQFKNINYCMARGVGRRLSIEHLNQQELIDTIREVMTNESYRTNMKRMSSLFRDQPEHPLDRAVWWIEWVLRHPDSTELLTHGSRLNWFVKYSYDVLIPLFAAIALVCHGLFFLVRRLLCRRTVRKASGKQKRS